TGCCGCGCGCCTCGGTCCACACGATGCCTTGCGGCGTCTGCAGATAATGATCGGGATTGATGTGCGCTTGCATGCCGGAAACAGTCCGATCGGTGTATGGTGTTCCGGCCGTGAAACGGGGCGTTAGTTCGGCGTCCTGCCTTACGATGCGAATACAAGTTCGTGGAAATACTCTTCCTCGCCATGGATCACGAAGCCCATGCGTTCGTAAAGACGCCGCGCGCGTTCGTTCGTCTTGAATACGCTCAAGGAGAGAGGGCGCCGCATGGTGGCGGCTCGCGTCAGAAGATGCCGAAGCCAGATACAGCCAACGAACATCGTCTCCCAGGCGGACGAATGTGCAGGCCGCAGATGGCAATGATGCAACAAGCTGCGAGGCGCACATTTACCGCCTACTCACGCCTGTGGCGCCACATGGAAGGCCTCGCGGTAGATGGCGGTATGCAGTCGGCCGTCGGCTCCCACGTAACCTCTGTACATGCCCTCGCTATTGAATGGGAGCGCCATGTTGCCGGCACGGTCGACCGCGATCAGGCCGCCCGATCCGCCAACGGGCGCCAATAACCGTTCGACCACGTCGTTGGCCGCAGTTTCCAGCGTGTGCCCGGCCCAGCGCATGCGCGCATCGATCTCGTGACCGGCGACGTAGCGCATGAAGAGCTCGCCGTGCCCGGTGGCGGAAACCGCGCAAGTCGCGTCGTCGGCCCAGGTGCCGGCCCCGATCATCGGCGTATCGCCGATGCGCCCCGAAGCCTTGCCGGTCATTCCGCCGGTCGAAGTGGCTGCCGCAAGATGACCCTGATGATCGCAGGCGACCGCGCCGACCGTGCCGTGGCGAGCCTCCTCGTCGCGTTCGTCCGGCGCGCCGGCGCTTCGCCGGCGCCGCTCTTCTTCCAGCGCCTGCAGCCGGCGCTCGGTCGCGAACCAGGCCGGCTCGCAGAACTCGAGTCCTGCATCCCGACAGAACCGAAGGGCCCCGTCGCCCGCGAGCAGCACATGTTCCGAACGCTCCATCACCGCCCGCGCGGCAAGCACCGGATGCCGCGGACCGCAAATGTTGGCCACGGCACCGGCACGCCGGTCACGTCCGTCCATGACCGCGGCATCCATTTCCTGATGGCCGTCGATATTGAAGACCGCACCGCGACCGGCGTTGAACAACGGATCGTCCTCAAGCGCCTTGACCGCCTCGGTCACGGCATCGAGCGCGCTGCCCTGACGTGACAGGACCGCATACCCCGCGGACAACGCGCGCCGCATGCCCGCATGGCACGCAGCCTCGCGCTCCGGAGTCATGTTCTCGCGCCGGATCGTGCCCGCACCGCCGTGAATGACGAGCATTGGCGAAACGGTCTGTGTCATCTTGCCTCCCGCGAGACGGAGCCGGACGCGAAACCGTTAGCGTTCGCGGATTTCGCGGCCGATGCCGTATTTCAGCCGACGGACCGGCAGATACCAGAGCATGCCGTCGATCAGCATCAGGATGCCGGCCCCGGCGAGGATGTAGTCCGTGAGGCTGTAAGGTCCCGCGCCCAGCATCTTGTCCATGGCAATGCCGAGGCCGATGAAGGAGACGCCGGTGCGGATCAGCGACAACCCGGTGCGCGCCCGCGCATATGCGGTCCGGTGACTGGCGGCGATGGTGCGCTGCGCGGCGAGCATGTTGCGCTCGCGCGCCAGATGGGTGCGTTCCTTGCTGGCCGGAACCGGACGCAGGATGGAGCAGTAGTGCGTGATCGAGGCGGCCAGCCGCGCCAGCGGCGTGTCGTCATCGAGCCTGGGCGGCGCCTCTTCGAGGTGGTAGCGCCGCGTGAAGCGGATGTTTTCCGCCGTGATCTCCTCCAGGGCATACCGGCATGATAGGTCCATGCCCGAGCGGCGCACCTTGAGATAATCGACGAGGCCGACCGCGGCCAGCACGATGCCGGCCGCGAGGATGGCCACATGATGCGGCGCCAGCACGTCGCCATTGACGCGCGTCAGGGCGTTCGACAGCGCCACCAGCGCCAGGCCCCAGCGCAGCAGCTTCATCGACGTGCGCGCCCGCGCCTGCCCGGTCCGGTGGCAGGCGAGCTTGGTGCGCCACAGGGCCATGGTGTTGCGCCAATAGGCAAGGCCAGTGCGCTCGATGCCGATGAGCAGGTGCGCTTCGGCATGCAGGTAATCCTGGATATACCAGCGCACATCGGCGTTGAGCGCGACGCGAAATTCGTAGTCCGACGCGGGCACGAGCTGCCTGACCTGCTCGCGCATCGTCTCGCTGGACGGATCGGCGGCGGCGATCACGACCGTCTCGCCCCGCTGCATGACCGGAAACCAGCGCCCGGCACGCAGCACCTTCGCGTCCAGTCCGGCGTACAGTTCCGAGGGCACCGGCAGACGCTCGTCGTACTGGAAGAAACGGCAGCCGTAGTGGCGCGACAGGGCCGTCAGCAACGCGCAGCGCGAGACGCCGCAATCGTGCAACAGCACCCGCTCCGTATCGAGTCCCCGCGCGGCCGCGCTCTGCTGCGCCTCGGCCAGTTGCGCCTGGTCGAGAAGGCCGTCCTCCACCAGCCCCACGTATGGATTCGCGTCAGTCGTCATGGCGATACTGCTCTCGCTTCCAGGCGCTTTTCGGAATGCTGTAGTCAGCGTCGGCGATCACGAATCCGCCATTACAGAACGCCGAGCGCCGCTTGAGACGCTCGGCGGGCAGATACCAATGCAGGCCGTCGCCGATCAGGTACAGGCCGATCGCGATCAATGCGATGTACAGGCTCGACCACAGCGCGTCGGTACGCCCGAGATAGCCGAAATAGAGGAACAGGCCCGCGCCCACCGACATCACGCTGAATCCGGTGCGGATAAAGGCCATCCCCGTGCGCGAACGCGCCAGCACGGTCCGCAGATGCGACATCGCATTGCGCTGGTCGGCGAGCGTGGTGCGCTCCAGCGCCAGCCCCGTGGTGGCCCACACGCCGGGCCGCGCCTCCAGCGCGCTGGCCTCGGCCACCGGATCATGTCCTGCCGCATAGAGACAGCGTGACGGGAAAACGGTGTCCCACAGCCCGCGCCGGCCGCTGACCTTGCCGACCGTATCCAGCGCCGCATTGGCGGCATGCCGGCCCGGCCGGTACCAGAGGAACCCCTCGGCCAGCATCGCCGTGCCGATGACGACCAGTGTCCAGTCGAAGACCGACCAGGGACCCGGGTGAAACTTGCGCAGAAAGCCGATGCCGATGCCGGCGAAGGCGACGCCGGTGCGCGCGAAGGCAAGTCCGGTCCGCGCCTTGGCCATCATGGTGCGCAGATAGGCCAGCACCGTCCGCTCCTCGGCCAGATTGGTGCGATCGTTGGCCAGGAATCGCCGCCGCTCCACGGGCGAAAGCGCATCCCAGTCCTCGCGCAGCGCGCCTGCGCTGTCGACGACCGCGCTCCGGGCGAACGTCATGGCGCCGCCGGGGTCCGACACCTCAAGTGCCGTATACGCCTCGGGCACCTCGTATGGCGGGTAAGGTTTGATCTGCCGCGTCTCCCGCCGCGCCGGCAGATACCACACGAGACCGTCGACGACGGCCAGCACGCCCAGAATCAACAGCGGAATCTCGAAAAACAGCAGCTCTCCGCCTCCGAACAAGCGCAGGAACGCCACCGCGATACCAACGAAGGCCAGCCCCGTGCGTGCCAGCGCGAGCCCCGTCCGGCTGCGCGCGAACTGCGTCCGCTGGTCGGCGTAACGGGTGCGCAGCCCGGCCAGATAGGTGCGCACCTTGGCCAGCGGCGTGCGTCCCGCCGTGACGGGAAAATCCACATTAAGATCGGCGCTGTTCTCGATCAGCCGGACCAGATCGGCACGCGAGGCGACACGCAGCAGCAGCTCGTCGACATCCAGCGTCTCCTGAATATGCCGCAGCAGCGCCGCATCCTCAGGATCGCAGACCACCACCTCCGCGCCGTCTTCGTCCCACGCAAGCGGCAGCCAGAGCTCGGATCTCAGCGTATCGACATCCAATCGCCGCAGGATGGATTGCGACGCCGTCAGCCCTTCGTCGTATTCGACATTCGGATAAGCGCGCGGCGCCGCCCGATCGCCAAGCCGCTCCTGTTCGTTCAGACCATGCGCGTGTATCGTCTTTCTCCAATGGGTTCAGACCGCGACCCGCGCCCAGGCGAGTCCGGCCGTTCGAGGCAGCAACCCATTTCGACCACACGTACAATTCCGAGTTCCACGGGCCACCCGCCCGCCGTCAGGCCAATCGGCTTGTGCGCCGCACAGCCCCCTGTCTAAAGAGGCGTGCGTTGCGTATGGAAGGCAGCGAATGAACGCCGGTCGCCCGCCCACTCCGCGCGCCCCACGGTCGACTCGATAGCCTCAAGATCACCAGCCGTGAGCTGAATGTCCCCGGCGGCGGCATTCTCGGCGACCCTATCCGCATGCCGCGTACCGGGTATGGGGACGACGTCGGCGCCCTGGTGCATCAGCCAGGCCAATGCCAGCTGCGCCGGAGACACGCCCAACCGTTCTGACAAAACCTGAAATTTTCCGAAGGCATCCTGATTTCTATCCATCGCAGGCCCCACGAAACGCGCATCGCCGCTCCTGAAATCACCCGGCCCGAAGCTCGTCGGGAGAGGGCTCCCGGCCAGAAAACCACGCCCCAGCGGCGAATACGGAACCACCCCGACACCCAGACGCCGCGCGGCGGGGATCACGTCGTCTTCCGGCTCGCGCCACCATAACGACCATTCGAGCTGCAATGCCGCGATCGGATGCACCGCAACCGCTCGCTCCAGTTGCGCCGCATCGCACTCCGAAAGGCCGATATGCCTGATCTTGCCCTCCGAGATCAGATCGACCATCGCGCCAATGGTTTCTTCAACAGGGACACCGGGATCGATTCGATGCAGATAGTACAGATCGATGTAATCCGTACCGAGCCTGCGCAAAGACGCCTCACAGTATGCCTTGACGCCTGCGGGTCTCCCGTCCAGATGAACCCCTGCATCGTCCCGCACGATCCCGAACTTGGTTGCAAGCTGCACTTCATCGCGACATCCCGCCAACGCCCGGCCCAGCAACCGCTCATTGTGACCGGCCCCATAGCTTTGGGCTGTATCCCAGAACGTCACGCCCAGCGCCAGCGATTTGCGCAAAGTCGAAAGCGACAAGGCATCGTCCGTCGGACCATATCCCTGGGACATGCCCATACACCCCAACCCGACAGACGAAACGGTAAACTCTTGAGAACCCAACATACGCGTGTCCATAGCCTCTACCTCTGGTAACTGAGTGGTGATACACATGGCGTATGCGAGGCTATATTCACTGGCAAATGGCATCCATACTCGCCCTTTCGTAGTAACCGGACTACCAGGATGAGCACTCATTCATCCCCTCACGAAGCCAGAAGTCGCGGGCTGAGCGAGCTGCTGCGTACACGCAGGCTTAGACTGCAACCTGCCGATGTAGGTCTGCCGATGGGCAGCCGCCGTCGTACCCAGGGCCTGAGACGCGAAGAAGTCGCCATGCTCGCGGGCATATCCACGACGTACTACGTCTTTCTGGAACAGGGCCGCGCGGCACGCCCCTCGAGGCGCGTCGTGGATGCCTTGGCGGATGCCTTGCAATTCGACCCAACCGAGCGCGCTTTACTGCACGCCCTCGCGTTGGATATGACCGAGGAAGCAGAGTCGGCGTATGATGCGCCTCTGGATCCGACCCTATCCGAGATCGTCATGCACCTCGATCCCAAGCCCGCCTATGTCACCGGGCGATACTGGGATGTACTGGCGGCCAATCGCGCAGCGCGCCTCTTATGGACGGACTGGCACCAACTGGCCCCGCCTGAACGCAATATGCTGCGCTGGGTCCTCACCGCACCCGCAGCACGAAACATATTAGTGGAGTGGGAGCAAGAAGCGATCGCACTGACTGCTCGATTCAGGGCGGCCGCCATGCGCCACCCCGAAGACCCGGCATTTCAATTAATGGCTGAACAACTGATGGCCGACAGCCCATCCTTCAAGGACTGGTGGCCAAGACATGAAGTCGCCCCGCTTACCGATGGCACCAAGATTCTGCGCCATTGCGACCTCGGCGAAATACAATTAAGGCACATCGTCCTTCAAGTCGCCTCCAACAGCGACCATAAACTCGTGGTATTTCAGCCAACCGAAGAAGATCAGGAAAAGATCGAGAACTTGCTCACCCAGGCAGGCGCATGGGAAGCGTCTGTCAGGAGCGGCTCCAATGCGGGAAGCTGAGGGCTTGGCGCTGAAACCGTCCACGCATCATGAAAGTAAGAACCGGATACATACGCGTTGATTCGGCTTTGTCCGGAATGCGGCTCCTACACGGTTTTCCAGCATATCGACTCACGTATTCCCCTCGACGAGCACCAGCTTGCTAGTGGTCGTCCGATGGCGAATCTTGAAGAGCGCTTGCGCTTCGGGATCTTGCAGAAAACTTTCCGCGTGGTGTCTTGATGGGAACTCAAGAATCACCATACGCTCAGGCTCCCAGTCACCCTCAACCACGACAGGCTGCACGCCCTGAACGATATAGTGACCACCGTGCTTTTGAATGAACTCGGGTATGCGCGCCATGTACTCCCGAAATGGCTCAAGGTCGTGGATAGCGAGATCGAGTACAAGATATGCCTTCACTGAAGCGCGTCTCCGTTTTTTCCGTTTAGAACCAAACCCACGCCATGCAAGGTAATCCACTTAGGCAAAAGACAAGACCTGGCCCCGTTGTTTCCCGAGCATCAGTTCCCGATAGGGCACCGCATCAACGGCTGAAAGCAACCTAACGCGCATCCTGCGGCCAAACGTTCGACATGAGCGGCAGCTTGCCGACGGCGCAGCCGGCGGTAAGACATCCGCTCGATGGCGGGGTTAGACGCCAGATCTTCGACCATAGCGAAAAACTCAACGCCCTTTGCATTTTCTTTGGTGACGCGGAACCCAAGCCGACGATGGAACGCCATGGACAGGCGGTTGGTCTTGTACACGTGACTGCGCAGCTCAGTAATGCTTTCCCGACGCGCAAGCTCACTCACTTGCTCAAGCAGCTCGCGCAGAACGGGCGCACTGCGATGCTCAGGATGGGTATTGAAGCCGCGCACGAACCAGGACGAGCCCGAGACCTGATTGAGCATGGCATAAGCCACCAGCAGATCGTTACGGCGCACCGCGCACGTGCGCGAGAAGCGAAGCGAAGCGAAGCGAAGCGACTCCCGGAGATTGGCCGCATGCTGTTCGGGATCAACTCGATCCCCGGCAAGCTCCGTGAGCTCTCGCAACGTGAGCAGATCAAGGGCGAGCAACTCTTCGACGGTTGGCATTTGCTGATGCCTAACGCTTGCCATAACCGGCGAGCAGCAACGGCGCGAAGTGGCATTGCTGCGAGTCCGTGTCGATGGCCCGATTAGGCTGCAAATTCGACCTCTGCACTCGGGACGGCAATGGCGCGAGGACCGAAGCTCGAGATATTGGTCAAGGTTGCGTTCTCGTGTGCGATGACCTGCTGCGGCGAAATAGCTGCATTGCCCGCAGACGTGTGGCCGTCCGAAACCAATACGACAGGAAAACCCAAAGCAAGCGCACGCCGGGTAGTTGTATCAATGCAGAACTCGGAGTGCATGCCGCAGACAACCAATCGCTGAACACCGTCTTCGCGAAGTAGCTCTTCAAGGTTCGTTCGAAGAAACGCATCAGGCGTTTTCTTGCGTACTTTAAGGTCACTCGGCTGCACGTCCAGTCCGTTGGCCAGTTGCCATGCAGATGTGCCGTGTTCCAGATAGCCCGACTCAGATTCGTGCTGCACGAAGATCACCGGCGCAGCTGCGAGGCGAGCCTTTCGTGTCACTTCGTTGATTCGGTGTATGGTTGCCGCGCAATCGAAGGCCGCACCCTCACCCTCACAGAGGCCTTGTTGTACGTCGATGACGAGCACAGCTGATTTCATATGGGCAAACCTCGTTTGCAACCTAATGCCTGAGTTCAGCCAGCCGAAACCGCATAGCGGTTTTGGGTCGGCTGCAGTGATTTGTTGGGCTATTGCGCCGCAAATTGTGCAACGCCATCGACGAATGTGAGTTTACGCTCTAGCGCCTTATTCCGGAATTGCAACGCCTCCGCATAGGCTGGAGATGTATACCATTCTTTGGCACGCTCCAAAGAAGGGAATTCGACGATGACAATCTTGCGATCGGTTGATTCACCCTCCACGACTACGGGGTCAACTCCACGGGCAAGATAGTGACCATCGTATTTCTCGATGGATGCTGCCGCATGCCTCATGTAGTTAGCCGCCGCCTCTTTGTCGAGGAGCTTCACTTCGGATATTACGTAAGCTGCCATGATAGTATTTCCTCCCAGTAGTCATCAGAAGCCCAACGTTTGACGTAACAGGCAGCTTGCGCGTAAGCGCAAGACGCCCCCTTGACGGAGGGGTTAGGTGGCTGCTTACTCATGGCATGTGCTCCGCCTCCGGCGGGGGAACAACCCACCGGTGCATTCGTGATTCGTAGACGGACACGCGGGGCGAGGGAAAGCTTGGATCTGCAAAGGTACCAACAGGGATTGCCAAGTACGCTTCCAGTCCATCGGACTCATAGAAGACGGTCGATCCGCACCGAGGGCAGAAGTGGAACCTAATTCGCGAGCCCTCATCGCCAACGCGAACGTATTCAGTTGAGGCACCCGAAATCGATACATTCTCGCGAAGAAACCTGGCCTGCTCACCAAAGGCACTGCCGGTTCGGCGTTGGCAGGCCAAGCAGTGGCAAATTGAGATACGCACAGGCTCGCCGACGACCTGAGCCGTAAGCTGACCGCAACTGCATGAGGCAAGACGAATCGACATGTGGGCCTCTCAGGCACCTAACGCCGCAATTCACCGGCGGCAAAAAGCATAGTGAGGAACGAACGACGCTTTTTGCCGTCCGAGTGAAATTGCCTTGTTAGCTGCTCTATTCAACCGACTTCCTCATAACCATAATGCTGCTGTTTTCTGTAAAGCCCAGAGACGAATAGAATGACGAGGGAATGCTATCTCTTTGGGTGATCAAGTAGATTCTTGAAACACCCCGGCCTTTCAGGCTTATAGTTAGATTCCTAATAAGAGTACTGCCCACTCCTTTTCTTTGGTCTTTTCCACTTACGCACATTTCTTTTAAATAGTAAAAATGTGCGCCATTCCATTTTTGAATTTCACCGGCAAGGAATCCTATAATTTCACCGTCACGGACTGCCTTCAAGGAAACTGTATTTGGGCATGCCAGGAAGTCACTTAACCTTTCAAATGCATCTTCAATACTCCACTCTTCATTCCAAGGCGGTTCTTTGAATATTGATACATAAAGTCTTGAGCATTCAACCAAGTCATCATTTTCTATATTTGCAATTTCCATGGCTCTTCATTCTTTCAGCTAACGTTTGACGTGAGGGGCCGCCGAAGCGGCGAAGCCGCGAAGGGAACCCACAAGCGCAGCTTGTGGGCGGTCACTCTCGACGGAATTGTTAGGCCGCATCAGGAATCTTTCGGATCGATGGCGCGAACAACGGGAGCGTTGCTCTCATTCCAGCGAAAGAGAACCAGATGCCATAAGCCAGGGCGCTTGCGCGAAGGATCAATTAAACCGTTTGCCCCAACTTCGATTAGCCGGTCGCGAACTGCCCATGAACGCGGAGAGCCTCCCGACTGAGCTTCCTCTTGCCAAGGTGCAGCAGCGTCAGCTGGATCAATACCAATCGTTGCCAGTGCGGATAAGTCCCGAAGATCGACAATCCGACTGGCTTCGACCTCGATTTCGATGGTCTGAAGCACCGCCGACCGCGTATCTTTGTGGGCGATCATGGCTGCTTCAACGCCATCGACGGACGAGCTTAAGTAAAGAGTAGGTTCATTTGGCCTTGAATAACGTCCCGCCGATCTGGAGCCTGATATCGCACTGGAGCGAAACTGAGGATCTATCGCCCGGTAGAAGGTGCCACGTAAAACTGGGACAAAAAATGATAGATCGATCTTGTGCATTGGGTGTGCCGGGGCGTGAGGCCTAACGCCCAAGTTCACCTGCGGTCCAGTTGCCGCGAAGCGGCGGCTGGGACGCCGGAGTGGAACTTGTTGTTAGGCATCAACTCCACCTATACCGCCTCCTTTTCCGCTTTCAACATCCTCCAGACTCGCATTCTGGTGTGATGCGCTTCTGGAGTACTCGCCAGGTAGTGGGATCTACCCAGCCGTTGTTGAGCCAGAAGTGATTTCCGTGTTGATTGTCGTTGTACACGAAGATATTGCAGCGCGGAATTTTTGCTGACGCCAAATGCGTATACGCGTACTCAAGCAACTGCCTGGCGATACCCTGCCTTCGGTATTCCGGGACAACAGCCAAGTGTTGGATAGACCCCGCTCGACCATTGTGGCCGCACAGAATTGTGCCTACGACTTTGCCGCTTTCCGCGGTAGCGACAGCGCTGAAGCCTGGGTTTCTCTCAAGAAAGGCCTGAATCGCCTCTGGCGTATCAGACTCGTTCAATCCGATGCCCTCAATCCCGGACCAAAGCTGGATCGCTTGCTCGTAGTCCTCAAACACAAAAGCTCTGTATGAGATTCGAGGTATGGTCATTCTGGAGCCTAACGCTTGAGTTAAGCCGCGCCGCGAAGCGGCGTCGGCTTGGACGAATTGTTATACGGATTCCAGTTGCTTCAGAGTTTTCCCACTGGCGTCCTTCCACGCGGTTCGGCCATTTGCGGTGCCTCCATGAATCACCGCTGCTGCCGCACTTGGGCTGGAGAATTCGTGGTTCTTAGTGAAGACCAAATGGCCCTCGGCAGATGCCAGAACGCCATCCTTGAGTAGCTGCTCGCGAGCGCTAATAACCCAGGGATAGTCTTTGGCGGAAGGTCGGAGCGACGAAACCGCCTGCGACTGAGCAAGTACCACGATGCCGTTCGGTGTGAGGTGGCCGCTAGCCTTGAGGCCACTGATCTCACAGAAGAGTAGGCGCGCCTCTTCTTTGGACTCAGGCAGTGCGGCAATGGGCACCAGCACTTCCACTCCTAGAGCGGGAAGCAACTGCTCGATCTTTTCGAGGAAGATTTCCATGTCCGCGCGATCAGACTCGGGAAGCTTTGACGTTGTTGCCTGGGAGTTCGTAAGGCTCGCCCGGCCAGCAAGCTTTGCTAGTTCGATGAGCCGGCCTTCCAGATAGCGGATGTGGGACTTGGTAAGGTTCTCGTCCTTGCTCGTGAAGTAAACGGCCTGGTTCCAGAAGTCCTTGTCGACATGCTGCTTGAGCCGCGATTGGATTGACTCTGCTTCGCCGATGTAAACAGCCGGTCCGCCGGACAATGGATCCACGCCGGTGAGCAAGTAGACGCCAACATTCCCGGCCTCCTCGCGCTTTAGAAGCTGGTCAAGCTCTGTGCGCGGGCCTGCAACGGCTTTACCCGACCAATTAGAAATCTCTCCGGTCCGCAGGCGCTTCGGATCGCCATGGGGTAGGTAGATTTTGATAGTGGCGCTAGGCATGTGTGTTGTCCGTATAACGCCTGAGCTCAGGTGCGTTTGAGGCGATGGCCGCTTTTGCGGCAGCAAAAGCGGGTGGCGGGTCAAACGTCACCTGCAACGATTTGTTAGCCGCCAAGCGCGCCATGCGCCAGCCAAAAGTACTGACTTTCTTGAACAAAGACCTCTCCTGCATGCGGGCGGATCACCTCATAGAGTTCGCGCGCCTCTGGGAAATTCTTCAGAACCTCATGCTTCGAACCGTCTGAAAGCGTTCGCAGTTGAAATGTATCTCCCGTTTCAGACCGACGCGATATCGGAGTACTGCTCCCTTCAACGTAGCGATTGTCAAAGAACACAAACCGGGTTCCGGGTTCAAGAGCATGCGCTAGACCTGCCAAGAATGCACTGATCTTGCTGCGCCCGATGTGGGACCAGAAGAAGCCAGCAACGAGGCAGTTGTACTGCGAAGAAGGTGGCAAAGCGTATGCGTCTAGTGCGCCAGCCGTAACTTTGGGCGAGCTGCATGATTCCAGGGCGACTTGAGCGAGCTTTGGGGATGCGTCCGTTGCGTGCACCGAGGCGGCGGACTTGATCATTCGGCGTGTCCAGTAGCCCGTGCCGCAAGCAAGCTCCAGCACGTGAAGGCCGGAAACCAGCCTCAGCAAATTTTTCTCAAGCTCTGCGAGATCGCCTTGGCGCTCAGGCTTTGAATAGATCGCCTCGTATTCAGGCTGGCGTTGTTCGTAGTACTGGAGCATCTTTTTTTGGCGGCTAACGCCGCGCATCACCAGCCGCAAAAAGCATGGCGACGAAGACGCTGTGCTTTTTGCAGTCTGAGTGAATGCGATTGTTAGCCAATTTCATTATCGACCTTTAGTGTTGGCTCAAGAAGTTTATAGAGCGCGTTGTGCCAATTAGGTATTTGCCAGTTGATTTGTGGAAATTCTGACTTCCAATCTTCCCCATAAAGATCCTGGCGTGCAAAGCATCCGGCCCCTCTTAAGTATGCCGGTACGCCTTTGACGAAATTGACACCATTTCCTTTATGCACCCATCCATTGGGTATGGGGAAAAACTCATCAAGAAGCTCAAGCGCTTCTGGAATCTTTTCCGATGGAATACCTGTCGCCTCTGATATTTGCAGTAGCTCTCTTTCATCGGTTGGGCAGTAAAACCCACCAAAGACCTCGATAAACACTTGGAGAAAATATGGGATGTGCTGCGCATACTCAAATTTACTGAGCGCGTTCATTCCATTCTTAAATGAGTCGGGAAGAAGCGCCTTTATGAGATTCCCCCAACTAAATGCATTCCCCTTCTTGCTTTGTGAGTCAGCTTCCTCAAGCAGTGCATCGTATGCGTTTTTGATGATTGCAATCCTGGCCCGAAACTCTTGTGCCATGACGTACTGCAAGTGGGCGCGACCATACTTATCTGACACGGAACTACGAACAGCCTTCACATTATCTTGCGAGGTATCTGCAACATAATTAATCAAGCTTGAAGTTATCTGCGGATACACCTTGTATGCATCATATAAAGCATCAACTCGTGAAATCGGTGATTTCTTAAATAGGCACTCATCTAACGCGGCAAGATAATTTTGGGTATTTCGAATTGCCTCGGGGATTTCCGCGTGACTTTTGCACCATTCTCTGAATTTACTTTGAGCTATTCGGTCAGCTGACCTAGACCACCACGACGTAAGGAATATGCATTTTGCGATTTTTTCCGGTATATCAAGGCCGACGGGAATATTTTCTGATTTCTCTTCTCCATCAATATTGATATTTATCGTGGATACTGGAACGCTCCCGCATACTTCTTGTATTGCGCCTTTTTTTGTCTCATTAGTTACTTTCTTGTGTATTAGCCATGCGTGGGTCTCGGATGTATATAGCACTTGTCCATAGAGCTTAAAGATATCTGAAATACCCCATTTCCCACTCTTGACCTCAACAACCTTACGGTTTTGGTAGTCATTTGTGGGGGTGGCTAGTGCGTCAAATTCAAGAACCTCTTCGCTACCTTTTTTAAGAATGAGTCGAGTTTCCAAATAATATCCATGCGCTTGTAACAAAGAACATATCTGATCTTCGTAGTCGTATCCGTGTGCATCCTTAGGTAAACGTATGGGCATGGCTACTCCATGGCTAACTTAAAGTAGACACCCTAAAGGGGTGCGTTGAATCACACCTGGCAGGTGCCTAAACTACAATCATGCTTGCCTTATCAAGGCTTGCACATCACATCAAGCCGTCAAATACACCCTAAAGCGGACAACAAGTACACCTCTGCGCGCAGCCGGGATCGAATAGCTGCATCCGCAGTCCAATACCCACTCACGCTAAAAAATTAGGAACTGGC
The Acidihalobacter prosperus DNA segment above includes these coding regions:
- a CDS encoding DUF1330 domain-containing protein, which encodes MKAYLVLDLAIHDLEPFREYMARIPEFIQKHGGHYIVQGVQPVVVEGDWEPERMVILEFPSRHHAESFLQDPEAQALFKIRHRTTTSKLVLVEGNT
- a CDS encoding GNAT family N-acetyltransferase — its product is MPTVEELLALDLLTLRELTELAGDRVDPEQHAANLRESLRFASLRFSRTCAVRRNDLLVAYAMLNQVSGSSWFVRGFNTHPEHRSAPVLRELLEQVSELARRESITELRSHVYKTNRLSMAFHRRLGFRVTKENAKGVEFFAMVEDLASNPAIERMSYRRLRRRQAAAHVERLAAGCALGCFQPLMRCPIGN
- a CDS encoding cysteine hydrolase family protein; this encodes MKSAVLVIDVQQGLCEGEGAAFDCAATIHRINEVTRKARLAAAPVIFVQHESESGYLEHGTSAWQLANGLDVQPSDLKVRKKTPDAFLRTNLEELLREDGVQRLVVCGMHSEFCIDTTTRRALALGFPVVLVSDGHTSAGNAAISPQQVIAHENATLTNISSFGPRAIAVPSAEVEFAA
- a CDS encoding DUF1330 domain-containing protein, producing MAAYVISEVKLLDKEAAANYMRHAAASIEKYDGHYLARGVDPVVVEGESTDRKIVIVEFPSLERAKEWYTSPAYAEALQFRNKALERKLTFVDGVAQFAAQ
- a CDS encoding GFA family protein, yielding MSIRLASCSCGQLTAQVVGEPVRISICHCLACQRRTGSAFGEQARFLRENVSISGASTEYVRVGDEGSRIRFHFCPRCGSTVFYESDGLEAYLAIPVGTFADPSFPSPRVSVYESRMHRWVVPPPEAEHMP
- a CDS encoding GNAT family N-acetyltransferase, whose amino-acid sequence is MEIANIENDDLVECSRLYVSIFKEPPWNEEWSIEDAFERLSDFLACPNTVSLKAVRDGEIIGFLAGEIQKWNGAHFYYLKEMCVSGKDQRKGVGSTLIRNLTISLKGRGVSRIYLITQRDSIPSSFYSSLGFTENSSIMVMRKSVE
- a CDS encoding RES family NAD+ phosphorylase, whose product is MHKIDLSFFVPVLRGTFYRAIDPQFRSSAISGSRSAGRYSRPNEPTLYLSSSVDGVEAAMIAHKDTRSAVLQTIEIEVEASRIVDLRDLSALATIGIDPADAAAPWQEEAQSGGSPRSWAVRDRLIEVGANGLIDPSRKRPGLWHLVLFRWNESNAPVVRAIDPKDS
- a CDS encoding GNAT family N-acetyltransferase, giving the protein MFEDYEQAIQLWSGIEGIGLNESDTPEAIQAFLERNPGFSAVATAESGKVVGTILCGHNGRAGSIQHLAVVPEYRRQGIARQLLEYAYTHLASAKIPRCNIFVYNDNQHGNHFWLNNGWVDPTTWRVLQKRITPECESGGC
- a CDS encoding GIY-YIG nuclease family protein codes for the protein MPSATIKIYLPHGDPKRLRTGEISNWSGKAVAGPRTELDQLLKREEAGNVGVYLLTGVDPLSGGPAVYIGEAESIQSRLKQHVDKDFWNQAVYFTSKDENLTKSHIRYLEGRLIELAKLAGRASLTNSQATTSKLPESDRADMEIFLEKIEQLLPALGVEVLVPIAALPESKEEARLLFCEISGLKASGHLTPNGIVVLAQSQAVSSLRPSAKDYPWVISAREQLLKDGVLASAEGHLVFTKNHEFSSPSAAAAVIHGGTANGRTAWKDASGKTLKQLESV
- a CDS encoding class I SAM-dependent DNA methyltransferase; its protein translation is MLQYYEQRQPEYEAIYSKPERQGDLAELEKNLLRLVSGLHVLELACGTGYWTRRMIKSAASVHATDASPKLAQVALESCSSPKVTAGALDAYALPPSSQYNCLVAGFFWSHIGRSKISAFLAGLAHALEPGTRFVFFDNRYVEGSSTPISRRSETGDTFQLRTLSDGSKHEVLKNFPEARELYEVIRPHAGEVFVQESQYFWLAHGALGG